Below is a window of Lujinxingia vulgaris DNA.
CCCGGCGCCGACCCCTCCGACCTGGAGAGCGACACCGAGCAGTGGCCCGAGGTGCTTGAGCCCGGCGAAGCCTTCGACATTCGCGTGTGGTTCCGACCGATCAACAACAACCCCTCGTCTGGCGAGATCACGATCCTCTCCAACGATCCCAACCGCTCCACCTTCTCGCTCGACCTGCTCGGCAACAGCGGCGCGCCGTGCATGGAGGTCAACCAGGGCGAAGTCCTCGACTTCGGCGCAAGCTCCGCCGGTCAGGTCGGCCGCCGCTCGGTCGTCATCACCAACTGCAGCGCCGAGACCCCGCTGGAGCTCACCAACGTCTTCTTGAGCGAGAACCCCGACAGCATCTTCGACCTCAACCTCGACCCGCTCGGCGGCGACCCCGACGACGCCCCGGTCATCATCGATCCCTCGCGCTCGGCGACCTTCCAGGTGCTTTTCGCGCCGGTCTCCGAGACGGCTTCGTACGAGGCCAAACTGACCATCGAGAGCAACGACACCGTCGCCTCCCCCTATGAGATCGCGCTCCTCGGTGAGGGCACCGACAACGAATGCCCGGTGGCCGTGGCCGAAGGCCGCATCCTCAACACCACCCGCACCTTCACCGAAGGCACCGCCCTTCCCCTCAACACCATTGAACTTCTGGGCGGCTCGAGCTTCGATCCCGACGGTCAGATCGACTTCTACGAGTGGAGCATCCTGGAGTCTCCCGAAAACTCCCAGGCCCGCTTAAGCCCCAGCCCCAACCAGGTTGACCCGACCCTCTACCTCGATCTCGCCGGCACCTACGTCGTCGAGCTGATGGTCTACGACAACCAGGGCGTCGCCAGCTGCGGCGAGCCGGCCACGGTCACGATTCAGGCGATTCCGGAAGATGATGTGCACATCCAGCTGGTCTGGGACGCCCCCGGCGTCGCCAACCCCACCCCGGACGCCGGCGTGGACCTCGACCTGCACTACCTCCACCCCTCGGGCCGCTGGAATGGCGAGGGCAGCGTCTACTGGAACAACCGCTTCCCCAACTGGGGCAACCCCGAAGACGAGCGCGACGATCCTCGCCTCGACATCGACGACACCTGCTGCGGCGGCCCGGAGAACATCAACCACTCCAACCCGGAGTCGGGCCTGGAGTACGGCGTGGGCGTCTACTACTTCACCGACCGCGGCCTGGGCGCAGCCTACGCCACGGTGCGCATCTACATCCGCGGGGAGCTTCGCTTCCAGCTGCGCAACACCTACATGCCCTCGGAGGGTCATTTCTGGCACGTGGCCAACATCCGTTGGCCGAGCACCGACGTGTACCGCCGCGATGTGATCGACTTCGGCTTCCCGGTCCAATGATCGACCTCGCCACCAGCATCGGCCGCCGCCCGGCATCGCTTGCCGCGCTGGCGGCGGCCACCCTGCTCGGCGCCTCTCCGGCGCTTTATGCCCACGGCGCGCCCCCCCGGGCGCGCCAGGCCTTCGCCCTCACCGACCCCGGTGGGGGCGACGCGCTCTGGGCGCTCTCGACCAATTTTGGGGTGATGTCGCAGAGCGCGCCCTCGCGCTACATCTGCGAAGAGGCCTTTGAGGCGGGTGAGACCTACATCATGCTGCCCTTCGCCGCCGATCGCTGGGTGAGCCTGGGCGAAGATCGCGTCGCGCTGAGCGAAGCCGGCTGTCAGATCGAGGTGGTGCACACCTACGCGCTTCCCCCGGTCGACGCCGCCCACCGCCCGACCACTGGCGAGGTCATCGTGGCGCTGGCCGACGCCAACGAGGCGCAGCTGCACTACAGCCAGGACGGCGGCCGCACCTGGTCGCAGCTCGCGATCGACCTGAGCGATCTTCGCCCCACCGGCGTGCGATTTGTGGGCGAAGGCCAGGTGGCGTTGAGCGCGTTCCGCACCCCGGATGAGCGCCGCGGTGAGGCTGTGGTCGCCCACCTCAATGTACGCTCAGCCGCACCAGCGCTCAACCTCTTCGAGCTCCCCGCCGAGCGCCGCTACCCTTACCTTTTGGCCGCCGCCAGCGGCCAGCTCCTCTGGCACGCCCAGGGCCCCGAGTCTCAGGAGGTCTACTGGAGCGAGCTTGAGGCCTTTCCCGCGCCGGGCGCCCCGGTCTTTGAGCTCGACGCCTGGCCTGCCGCCGGCGCCCTCTCGACCGCTGGCGAGCGCGCCTGGCTCAGTGGCTCCGATGAAAACCCCGGCATCTTCACCGCCGAGCGCCAGACTCCAGACCTCTGGCAACCACTCCCCTCCGAGCACCACGCCCGCTGCCTCACCCCCACTGCGGATGGCCTGTTGATCTGCGGCCACCGCGCCACCGACGGCTTCGACCTGGCGCTGCTCGACGCCGCTGGCGAGGTGGAGCCCCTGGTGGACTTCCGCGAGCTTCAAGGTCCGCGCAGCGAATGCCTCAGCGCCGAGGGCACGCTCAACCCCTGCCAGGCGGTCTGGCCGGAGCTGGCCCGCACCCTGGGCATCGACCCGGGCAGTGTGGACGAAGGCGCCGACGCCGGCGACATCCCCGACGCCGGCGCTGCCCCTGACGCCGGCGACGCCCCGGGTCAGGCTGGCGAGCCGGGCTGCGCGCAGTCGGGTGGGTCTGTCGGAGCTCGGTGGTGGTGGGTGATCGCCATCGCGCTCTTAAGCGCGCGCCGACGCCGGCGCTGAGGCGAACGTCCCCCCAGGGTACGAAGACCCGTTTACAGACGAAAGCTGCGCTCAACCCTGGCGAGGGGCCTCAAACGCAAAGCTCACGCGCAACTCATCGCCCTCTCCGGCGCCGGCGGCGGTGCCGGCCAGGGTGAGGTCGAGCTGAGCTGCGCGCTCGGAGAGTTCTGGGCGGTCGCGCTCACGCGCCATACACACCACCGCCCCGCCCGGAGCCACAAAGGGGCGCGCCGTCTCCAGCCACTGCACCGGCGCCTGAAAGGCCTTGGAGATCACGTAATCAAACCCCGCGCCCTCGACCTCTTCGATACGCTCATTGCGAATCGAAACATCGCTCAACCCCAGGCGGTGCGTCACAATTTTGAGGAAGGTCGCGCGCTTGCGCCGCGGCTCCACAAGCATGATCGGAAGATCGCTGTACACGATCTTGAGCACCATCCCCGGCAGCCCCGCGCCGGTGCCCACATCAAGTATCGGGCCGGCCGGCTGGCGAGCCTCGGCGGCCACCAGGCTGTCGATGATCAGCTCGTCGATCACCTCCTGCCTGTCCATCGGGCCGATGAGGTTCATCGCCTCATTGAACTGCAGCAAGAGCCCCACGTACTGCTCCAGACGCTCCAGGCTGCGGGCGTCTACGGGCAGCCCGCGCGCCGCGCAGAATCGCTCGACATCGTTCATGGTGACTCTCACTTCATGTCTTCAGGGGGTCTCCACCCGACTCGGTGCGCGCGGCTCGCGCGGCAGCCCCGGCGACTTCGCCGGCGGGGTGGTGGCCTTATGCAGGGTCACGCGGATCTGGTCGTCCACCACGCCCACCCGCGCGCTCTTGCCGGCGTGCGGCCCCGGATTCTCCAGCAGCGCGCGACTGATCGCGGTGAGCACGTGTTTCTCCAGCGTGCGTTTGAGCTCGCGCGCGCCAAAGCGCTCGCTGAACCCTCGCGCTTCTAGCCACTGGCGAGCCGCCGGGTCAACCTCCACCTGCAGGCGCCGACGCTTAAAGCCGCGCCGCTCCAGCGCCTTGTTCAGCTCCAGCTCCACCAGCCGCTCCATCGCGTCGGGGCTCAGCGGATTGAAGACCAACACCTCGTCGAGGCGGTTGAGAAACTCCGGCGCAAAGAACTCATCGAGCTTGTTGCGAATATGCGCGCCCTGCTCCTGACGACGGTCCTCAGTCCCAAAGCCCATGGCCTGCACGCTGGTGCGCGAGGCCCCGAGGTTGCTCGTCAAAAAGATCAGCGTCTGGCGAAAATCCGTCGTGCGCCCGCGCGCGTCGGTGAGCCGCCCCTCATCGAGGATCTGCAAAAAGAGGTTGAATATCTCGGCGTCGGCCTTCTCAAACTCATCAAAGAGCAGCACCGAGAAGGGCTGGTTGCGGATCGCCTCGGTGAGCAAACCCTCGCGATCTTTGTCGTGCGGCGAACCGATCAACTTCTCCAGCGCAAAGCGCCCCTGGTACTCGCTCAGGTCGAAACGCACCATGCGCGACTTCGAGCCAAAGAGACGCTCGGCCACAAGCCCCGTAAAGTAGGTCTTGCCCACCCCGGTCGGCCCCACCAGGAAAAACACCCCCAGCGGGCGGGCCGGATCGTGCATGCCCGTCTTGACCATCGCCAGCCGGTCCACAATCGCATCGACCGCCCGCTCCTGGTCGATGAGCCGACGCTTGAACCACGCCCGCGTCTCCTCCAGGTCCATCGGCAGCGTATCATCGAGAAGATCCAGGCTCATGCCCGTGACCTCCGCCAGACAGGGCGGAATGTTGTGGCTGCGCAGCACAAACTCACCTGTGCTCGGCTCCTCCTGACGCAGAGTATAATCGATCAACGCATCCATCAGATCGCAGGCCCGCCCCGGCGCAAAGCTGCGCGTATAAAAGCTCTCAGCGAAGTCGCGAACCTGCTCCAGACACCCCGGCTCGGCGTGCAGCAGACGATCTTCGTCGAGGTTCAGCGCGCTCAGCCGCCGCTTGAGCACCGCGAGCGTCTCGGCCTCATCCATCGGCTGCACTTTGACCTGACGGAAAAGTCGCAAGAAGCCCGGGTCGCGGCTCAATCCATTCTTCAGATCATCTTCGGTGCACTCGGCGATGATGCGCAGCTGACCGCGCTGCAGGTAGGGTTTGAAGAAGTCCGCAAAGTTCTCATCACTCTTGGAGTGCGCCCCGGCCCCCAGCAGATCGTTGGGGTTGGTGATGTACATCAACACCTTATCGTGCTTGAGGATCGCCTCGGCCATCTCCTTAAGTTTGGTCTCCCAGTCGCCCAGATAACGCGTCCCGCTGATGAGCTCGCTGGTGTTCGTCTCCAGGATCTGCCAGCCCTCCTCATCGGTGCTCAGCCGCAGCGCCACCTCGTGAATGATCGCCGTCTTGCCCACCCCGGCTTCCCCCACGAGCAGCATGCTGCGCTGGCTGCGATCGTCGGTGAAATGCTCCACGAGCGTGCTGACGACGTCTTCGCGCTCAAAGGCCCGCATCAAATAAGAGCGCTCATCCTCGGAGTGCAGCAGTCGCCCGTACTTATCGAGCCCGCGCGAGGGCGTCGACGCCTTGGAGACCAGCTGCAGGCGCTGCCACAGAGTGCCGTAGACCTCCTGAAGGTTGCGCGCCTCCAGGTAGTTGAGCACCAGACGGCGCTCACGCGGTGTGAGCTGGTCGGGAAGTTTCTTGTACTGCTCCCGCGTCAGCCGCGGCACCAGGCGATCGAGGATCTCCTCGGCGCTCTGCTGCATCTCCAGCTCGCGCTCCAGGAGCGCCTTGAGCACCACCGGCAGACAACGCGGCGTGCCCACCGTGCGAAGTTGCGTGAGCGCCTGCTCGCGCACCCCGTACGACTCATCCTCCATCGCCCGAATCAACACCTCTTCGAGGTGCGCGTAGTTCAGGTCCCCCAGCGCCACCAGCGCCCGGTAGCGCACATCGGCGTCGTAGTCGTGCATCGCGCCCAGCACCGCCTCGGTGCTGGATGAGTCCCCCAGAATGCCCAGCGAAAAGAGGGCCATCTCCCGCACGCCGGCGTGCGGATCGTGAATCAACCCGATGAGCTTCGGGATCGACTCCCGATCGCCCAGCCTCCCCAGGTTGGTCGCCGCGGCCATGCGACGCAGGTGATGACGGTGCCCCAGGTTCTCCCGCAAGATCCCCAGAATCGGAGTGCCCAGCGCGTAGAGCTGATCGCGATAGTCGCGGTAGCGCTCCTCGTCCTCACACGCCTCAATCTTATCCAGAAGCCGCCCGGCCAGCTCCACTGATGCATCCGTCATAACTCGCCTCCAAAAGATCGGCCCGTCGCCGACGCCCCTCTTATAAAGGTCGCAGGCCGGTCCGATCTTCCACTCTATCGGTGCCCCGGAGGGCTGTACAGACCGGGCGCGCGGGCACTTCCGGCCAGATTATGATCCCGGCCTCAGGTGGTTCCAGATCTGGGTGACACGACGCGTGACGCCGCGCTCAAATCGCAGCGCCGTCCAGGCATCCAGCAGGCGCTGCTGACGCTCGGCGTCCGCAAAGCCGCGCAGGCTCAATCCGCGCCCGAACCCGGGCACCGACTCCACCATCACCGCGCGCCGCGAACACGCCCGCAGCGCCTCAACCGCGTCCCGATCGCGCAGCCCCCCGCAGGCCGCCTCGCGCGACCCATAGCCCGGCGGAAGATCGCTCACCGGCTCATTGATGCCCACCACCGACGCCTCAAACTGCAGCCCCACCTCCCGGGCGACGCTCACGCTTTTACTAAAGATCGACGCCCGCACAGGCCCTCCCCGATCGCGGCAACGCATCGACGCCTCGGCCGGCGACCGCATCACCGTCAGCGCCACAATCGGCCCCGGCACTGGCGCTCGCCATAACTCCATCGTCTCATCGACCCCGCTGATCACCGTCGGCTCAAAGAACGCCCCCTCACACCGCCGACGCCGCGACCCGCCCACAAGCAACTTCGCGCCCTTCTCCACCGCGTCGTCGATCAACTCTTCGAGCAGCTCCACCTCCCCGAAGTCGGCCTGGGGCCCCACTTCCACCTCCTCGACCCCGGGCATGCCCTGTCGCAGGCGCAGCACCTCGGCGACGACCTGGTCGGTAAACACCGCCGCGATCGACTGCTGCACCCACACCCGGCGGATTGCCGCCTCCCGACGGCCCGCCCCGCACATCGCTCCCCAGACCACCGCCCGCGCCGCCGCGACCAGATCGGCATCGTTGAGCACCACCGCCACATCCGCCCCCGGTGAGCGCCCCCACACCGGCACGAGCCGCTCTGCGGCCGCCGCGCGCACACGCCGGCTGCGGCTCGCCGAGCCATGCACCACCACCACATCGGCGCGGCGCGCGACCTCTTCGGCCAGATCATCGCCTCCGCAGATCGTCGTCCACGCGCCGGGCGTGGCGAGCGTCTGCGCGATCACATTGCCCACCGAACTGAGCAGAAGCGGCGCGCGCTCATCGCTGACCACCACCACCGTGTTGCCCGCCACCAGCGCGGCCAACCCCTGCGCCACCGTGCTCTCCAGCATGCCGTAGGCCCCCGCCACACACGCCACCACCCCGCGCGGCCGCCAGTGCGCCACCGCGCGCTCGCGCCGCTTTGAGAAGAGCCCCCGC
It encodes the following:
- a CDS encoding aldehyde dehydrogenase family protein; the protein is METPARHSPSIDATDQLPEASLKRPGAETIVSYNPANQHAIGEVARTLASQAAEVVERGGEAQRAWRRRPLVQRVQAVKEVLGALMVWREDLLELGIEELGMTPLEMRRSWWRLMAVAREVLERAPERLSQEELEVGRGLFSKRRERAVAHWRPRGVVACVAGAYGMLESTVAQGLAALVAGNTVVVVSDERAPLLLSSVGNVIAQTLATPGAWTTICGGDDLAEEVARRADVVVVHGSASRSRRVRAAAAERLVPVWGRSPGADVAVVLNDADLVAAARAVVWGAMCGAGRREAAIRRVWVQQSIAAVFTDQVVAEVLRLRQGMPGVEEVEVGPQADFGEVELLEELIDDAVEKGAKLLVGGSRRRRCEGAFFEPTVISGVDETMELWRAPVPGPIVALTVMRSPAEASMRCRDRGGPVRASIFSKSVSVAREVGLQFEASVVGINEPVSDLPPGYGSREAACGGLRDRDAVEALRACSRRAVMVESVPGFGRGLSLRGFADAERQQRLLDAWTALRFERGVTRRVTQIWNHLRPGS
- the rsmG gene encoding 16S rRNA (guanine(527)-N(7))-methyltransferase RsmG, with amino-acid sequence MNDVERFCAARGLPVDARSLERLEQYVGLLLQFNEAMNLIGPMDRQEVIDELIIDSLVAAEARQPAGPILDVGTGAGLPGMVLKIVYSDLPIMLVEPRRKRATFLKIVTHRLGLSDVSIRNERIEEVEGAGFDYVISKAFQAPVQWLETARPFVAPGGAVVCMARERDRPELSERAAQLDLTLAGTAAGAGEGDELRVSFAFEAPRQG
- a CDS encoding choice-of-anchor D domain-containing protein; this encodes MFNPLLPSTPSAGRLSSLLLPLAMMLLVGAVGCGDDDGDDGNLSGLDAPSILVSPSSFNFPDTPIGERETTTLIISNTGGSVLNITEMELIDESPTPQFRRGQGFLSTLQIPEGESHEFSVSYIPLTPDPARAEVRMRTNDPNNAEVIVELNTPQLGPQIFANQIVRFNRVPAGEEAWTLNTVQNIGTTPLNISQILISQNTDFDMSFPAPGADPSDLESDTEQWPEVLEPGEAFDIRVWFRPINNNPSSGEITILSNDPNRSTFSLDLLGNSGAPCMEVNQGEVLDFGASSAGQVGRRSVVITNCSAETPLELTNVFLSENPDSIFDLNLDPLGGDPDDAPVIIDPSRSATFQVLFAPVSETASYEAKLTIESNDTVASPYEIALLGEGTDNECPVAVAEGRILNTTRTFTEGTALPLNTIELLGGSSFDPDGQIDFYEWSILESPENSQARLSPSPNQVDPTLYLDLAGTYVVELMVYDNQGVASCGEPATVTIQAIPEDDVHIQLVWDAPGVANPTPDAGVDLDLHYLHPSGRWNGEGSVYWNNRFPNWGNPEDERDDPRLDIDDTCCGGPENINHSNPESGLEYGVGVYYFTDRGLGAAYATVRIYIRGELRFQLRNTYMPSEGHFWHVANIRWPSTDVYRRDVIDFGFPVQ
- a CDS encoding AAA family ATPase is translated as MTDASVELAGRLLDKIEACEDEERYRDYRDQLYALGTPILGILRENLGHRHHLRRMAAATNLGRLGDRESIPKLIGLIHDPHAGVREMALFSLGILGDSSSTEAVLGAMHDYDADVRYRALVALGDLNYAHLEEVLIRAMEDESYGVREQALTQLRTVGTPRCLPVVLKALLERELEMQQSAEEILDRLVPRLTREQYKKLPDQLTPRERRLVLNYLEARNLQEVYGTLWQRLQLVSKASTPSRGLDKYGRLLHSEDERSYLMRAFEREDVVSTLVEHFTDDRSQRSMLLVGEAGVGKTAIIHEVALRLSTDEEGWQILETNTSELISGTRYLGDWETKLKEMAEAILKHDKVLMYITNPNDLLGAGAHSKSDENFADFFKPYLQRGQLRIIAECTEDDLKNGLSRDPGFLRLFRQVKVQPMDEAETLAVLKRRLSALNLDEDRLLHAEPGCLEQVRDFAESFYTRSFAPGRACDLMDALIDYTLRQEEPSTGEFVLRSHNIPPCLAEVTGMSLDLLDDTLPMDLEETRAWFKRRLIDQERAVDAIVDRLAMVKTGMHDPARPLGVFFLVGPTGVGKTYFTGLVAERLFGSKSRMVRFDLSEYQGRFALEKLIGSPHDKDREGLLTEAIRNQPFSVLLFDEFEKADAEIFNLFLQILDEGRLTDARGRTTDFRQTLIFLTSNLGASRTSVQAMGFGTEDRRQEQGAHIRNKLDEFFAPEFLNRLDEVLVFNPLSPDAMERLVELELNKALERRGFKRRRLQVEVDPAARQWLEARGFSERFGARELKRTLEKHVLTAISRALLENPGPHAGKSARVGVVDDQIRVTLHKATTPPAKSPGLPREPRAPSRVETP